A section of the Triticum dicoccoides isolate Atlit2015 ecotype Zavitan chromosome 7A, WEW_v2.0, whole genome shotgun sequence genome encodes:
- the LOC119331262 gene encoding 1-deoxy-D-xylulose 5-phosphate reductoisomerase, chloroplastic-like — MALKISFPGELAGASILESPSSGAFRHLRQAVDFTFRKRDKRAAFLRRTCCSMQQGPSPAWPGRAVAEPARRSWDSPKPISIIGSTGSVGTQTLAIVAENPDKFRVVALAAGSNVTLLADQVKMFKPNLVAIGNESLLNELKEALADCEYMPEIIPGEQGVIEVARHPDAVTVVTGIVGCAGLKPTVAAIEAGKDIALANKETLIAGGPFVLPLAHKHNVKILPADSEHSAIFQCIQGLSEGSLRRVILTASGGAFRDWPIERLKDVQVADALKHPNWKMGKKITVDSATLFNKGLEVIEAHYLFGVEYDNIEIMIHPQSIIHSMIETKDSSVLAQLGRTDMRLPILYTLSWPERVYCSEVTWPRLDLCKLGSLTFKAVDNVKYPSVDLAYAAGRAGGTMPGVLSAANEKAVELFIDEKISYLDIFKVVEMTCDAHHNELVTSPSLEEIIHYDQWARKFSATLQPLSSRRSNVLV; from the exons ATGGCGCTCAAGATCTCCTTCCCCGGTGAGCTCGCCGGCGCCTCCATTCTTGAGTCCCCCAGTAGTGGAGCTTTCCGCCACCTCCGTCAAG CCGTGGACTTCACGTTCCGAAAGAGGGACAAAAGAGCAGCCTTTCTTAGAAGGACATGCTGTTCTATGCAGCAGGGCCCTTCGCCCGCCTGGCCTGGCCGAGCTGTCGCAGAACCTGCGAGGAGGTCATGGGATAGCCCAAAGCCCATCTCAATCATCGGCTCAACTGGTTCCGTTGGAACACAG ACGTTGGCCATAGTTGCGGAGAATCCTGATAAGTTCCGAGTTGTTGCTCTTGCTGCTGGCTCCAATGTGACTCTTCTCGCTGATCAG GTGAAAATGTTCAAACCAAATCTGGTCGCTATAGGAAACGAGTCGTTACTTAATGAGCTAAAGGAAGCATTAGCTGACTGTGAGTACATGCCGGAAATTATTCCCGGGGAGCAGGGTGTCATAGAG GTCGCCCGCCACCCGGATGCAGTTACAGTAGTTACCGGCATAGTAGGGTGTGCAGGACTGAAG CCTACAGTTGCAGCAATTGAAGCTGGGAAAGATATTGCATTGGCGAATAAAGAGACACTCATCGCAGGTGGTCCTTTCGTGCTTCCGCTTGCACACAAGCACAATGTGAAAATACTTCCCGCTGATTCTGAGCACTCTGCAATATTTCAG TGTATACAAGGCTTGTCTGAAGGATCACTTCGCCGCGTTATTCTGACTGCCTCTGGTGGTGCATTCAG GGACTGGCCAATTGAGAGGCTGAAAGATGTACAAGTTGCTGATGCTTTGAAGCACCCAAACTGGAAAATGGGGAAGAAAATCACAGTAGATTCTGCTACTTTGTTCAACAAG GGCTTAGAAGTTATTGAGGCACATTATTTGTTTGGTGTTGAATATGATAACATTGAGATTATGATTCACCCGCAGTCTATCATACACTCTATGATTGAAACAAAG GATTCATCTGTCCTTGCTCAGCTGGGAAGGACAGACATGCGGCTACCTATCCTATACACCTTATCTTGGCCAGAAAGGGTCTATTGTTCTGAGGTCACCTGGCCCCGGCTAGATCTTTGCAA GCTGGGCTCGCTAACATTCAAAGCTGTCGACAACGTGAAATACCCATCGGTTGATCTCGCATATGCAGCAGGGCGAGCCGGGGGCACCATGCCGGGAGTTCTGAGTGCCGCTAATGAGAAGGCCGTGGAGCTGTTCATCGACGAAAA GATCAGCTACCTGGACATCTTCAAGGTGGTAGAGATGACGTGTGATGCGCACCACAACGAACTGGTGACAAGCCCGTCGCTCGAGGAGATCATACATTACGACCAATGGGCAAGGAAGTTCAGTGCAACCCTACAGCCATTGTCATCCAGGCGGAGCAATGTGCTGGTGTAA